In the genome of Massilia sp. PAMC28688, one region contains:
- a CDS encoding SDR family oxidoreductase, whose amino-acid sequence MKQLSGKVAIVTGASSGIGFETAKLFAREGAKVVVTARRDRELDYLVAEIERTGGEAIALAGDIREESLASALVDLAMSRFGGLDVAFNNAGSTGKSTSVADMDARDWADAIDTNLTSAFYGAKYQIPAMVKRGGGSIIFTSTFVGNTAAFPGMGAYAAAKAGLIGLMQVIAVEYGANAIRANALLPGGTDTPLGRAFSNTPETLAFVEGLHALKRLAQPEEIARSALYLASDASSFTTGTCLLADGGISVNRT is encoded by the coding sequence ATGAAGCAGCTATCAGGAAAAGTGGCGATCGTCACAGGTGCAAGTTCAGGAATTGGCTTTGAAACGGCAAAGCTGTTTGCCAGGGAAGGCGCCAAGGTGGTTGTCACCGCGCGCCGTGACAGGGAATTGGACTATCTGGTGGCCGAGATTGAGCGAACCGGGGGCGAGGCAATTGCCCTGGCGGGTGACATCCGGGAAGAGTCGCTGGCCAGCGCGCTGGTGGACCTGGCCATGAGCCGCTTCGGCGGACTCGATGTCGCATTCAACAACGCCGGATCTACTGGAAAGAGCACATCGGTCGCCGACATGGATGCAAGGGACTGGGCCGACGCCATTGACACCAATTTGACCAGTGCATTCTATGGCGCCAAATATCAAATTCCTGCCATGGTGAAAAGGGGCGGCGGTTCCATCATTTTCACGTCGACTTTCGTCGGCAATACCGCGGCCTTTCCAGGGATGGGCGCCTACGCGGCCGCCAAGGCCGGATTGATCGGCCTCATGCAAGTCATCGCTGTGGAGTACGGGGCAAACGCCATTCGCGCCAACGCTTTGCTACCTGGCGGAACCGACACGCCGCTTGGCCGCGCCTTCAGCAATACCCCGGAAACCCTGGCATTCGTTGAAGGGCTGCACGCCCTCAAACGTCTGGCACAACCTGAGGAAATTGCACGATCAGCGCTATACCTGGCGTCCGACGCATCGAGCTTCACGACGGGCACGTGCCTGCTGGCCGACGGAGGCATCTCTGTGAATCGCACGTGA
- the istB gene encoding IS21-like element helper ATPase IstB translates to MSMNEIERALRELRLSGIRATLDTRILQAQATQEPFLDTFALILQDELDRRRSHLMERRYKQSGLDERMSLADFDWRFNPKVPRAACFDLHTLKFVAEGQNALIIGRPGTGKSHIAKAVAYQGTLQGHNVRYLEADGAFAAYALGSEDEQRQQLRTLVDADLLVLDDLFLARRISDKAGELLQTLVHQRYKLKRSIVVTSNRVVQDWGKYLGDNTMATTILDRLMHRAHILEFEGKSYRLKEAASRLTRLTSADVKQD, encoded by the coding sequence ATGAGCATGAACGAAATCGAACGCGCCCTGCGCGAGCTGCGCCTGTCCGGCATCCGCGCCACGCTTGACACCCGCATCCTGCAGGCACAGGCTACCCAGGAGCCCTTCCTCGACACCTTCGCGCTGATCTTGCAGGACGAACTTGACCGGCGCCGCTCGCACCTGATGGAGCGGCGTTACAAGCAGAGCGGGCTCGATGAGCGCATGTCGCTGGCTGACTTCGACTGGCGCTTCAACCCCAAGGTGCCAAGGGCTGCGTGCTTCGATCTGCACACCCTCAAGTTCGTCGCCGAGGGGCAGAACGCGCTAATCATCGGCCGACCGGGCACGGGCAAGAGCCACATCGCCAAGGCCGTGGCCTACCAGGGAACGCTGCAAGGGCACAACGTGCGCTACCTGGAGGCCGATGGCGCGTTCGCGGCCTATGCGCTCGGGAGCGAGGACGAGCAGCGGCAGCAGTTACGCACCCTGGTAGACGCCGACCTGCTGGTGCTGGACGATCTGTTCCTCGCGCGCCGCATCAGCGACAAGGCCGGCGAGCTGCTACAGACGCTGGTGCACCAGCGCTACAAGCTCAAGCGCAGCATCGTGGTCACCTCCAACCGGGTCGTGCAGGACTGGGGCAAGTACCTCGGCGACAACACCATGGCCACCACCATCCTTGACCGGCTCATGCATCGGGCGCACATCCTTGAGTTCGAGGGGAAAAGCTACCGGCTGAAGGAGGCAGCGTCACGGCTGACGCGCTTGACGTCTGCCGACGTTAAGCAGGACTGA
- a CDS encoding metallophosphoesterase produces MSNSSMPLRPKPRRHLAHRIIDRVVSTMLMKGKVAAWSYRLGWHGELGVVEYGVTLSEEKTLPAPLRIGFVSDLHAGPSTHGGLFAQLRDQLQALRPDVLLLGGDYVAFNARHVELLRDLLTGYAPVLGTYAVIGNHDIRGGRESIESALRGMGVEVLVNRNIALPAPFDMISICGIDDPWTGDADAGPTFAQSGPVKLFLTHSPDGLLHLGEASFDLAFAGHTHGGQVARRDGAPVVQPTGPLSRQYCYGEFAVPGNGTMFVSRGFGCTLIPLRINADPELVICTLV; encoded by the coding sequence ATGTCAAATTCCTCCATGCCACTTCGACCAAAGCCGCGCCGGCACCTTGCCCACAGGATCATCGACCGCGTCGTCAGCACCATGCTCATGAAGGGCAAAGTGGCCGCGTGGAGCTATCGCCTGGGCTGGCACGGCGAGCTCGGCGTTGTTGAATACGGTGTGACCCTGAGCGAGGAAAAAACCTTGCCAGCGCCGCTTCGCATCGGGTTCGTTTCGGACCTGCACGCGGGACCATCAACCCATGGTGGGCTGTTTGCGCAACTGCGCGATCAGTTGCAAGCGCTGCGTCCGGATGTGCTGCTGCTTGGCGGTGATTATGTGGCCTTTAATGCCCGACATGTCGAGTTGTTGCGCGATCTGTTGACCGGATACGCGCCAGTGCTCGGAACTTATGCCGTGATCGGCAATCACGACATTCGGGGCGGCCGGGAATCAATAGAGAGCGCTCTGCGGGGCATGGGTGTGGAAGTCCTGGTCAACCGCAACATCGCCTTGCCCGCGCCTTTCGACATGATCAGCATTTGCGGCATTGACGACCCATGGACAGGTGACGCGGACGCGGGCCCGACGTTTGCTCAATCCGGCCCGGTCAAACTGTTTCTGACGCATTCCCCCGACGGATTGCTGCACCTTGGCGAAGCAAGCTTTGACCTTGCCTTCGCTGGTCATACGCACGGCGGGCAGGTCGCTCGTCGCGATGGCGCGCCGGTCGTGCAGCCAACCGGACCGTTATCGCGGCAATATTGCTATGGCGAGTTTGCCGTGCCAGGCAACGGCACGATGTTCGTCAGCCGCGGGTTTGGATGCACCTTGATTCCATTGCGTATCAATGCCGATCCGGAACTGGTGATCTGCACGCTGGTGTAG
- a CDS encoding DUF1877 family protein, with protein sequence MKAVNIALTSGDCRRIIYDEEDYIIILKTLAQAVQSPAAMTREKFRKRYDAIDVDDYGFDLTDEDFEYTREWLQHVTRLYQTAAAEGRHVLCTADQ encoded by the coding sequence ATGAAGGCGGTGAACATCGCCTTGACCAGTGGTGATTGCCGGCGCATTATTTATGATGAAGAAGACTACATCATAATCCTCAAGACGCTGGCGCAGGCCGTCCAGTCACCTGCCGCGATGACGCGCGAAAAATTCCGCAAGCGATACGATGCTATCGATGTCGACGATTACGGCTTTGACCTGACGGACGAGGACTTCGAGTACACCAGAGAGTGGCTGCAGCACGTCACGCGCCTCTACCAAACCGCCGCTGCGGAGGGACGGCACGTCCTGTGCACGGCAGATCAATGA
- the istA gene encoding IS21 family transposase, translating to MNVLKPNKRTTVATLLATGTSQREIARLTGVDRKTIRRLALDRTGPEPNSPTLATGAAAPNSSTPATGSGVEIPPPRPPAIDSGPQSLCEPHRVFIEAQLRLRRNYTSIYQDLVDQFGFTGRYNSVKRFAGRLVQREPEQFDRLEFGPGEEAQVDYGEGALTRIPGSDRYRRPRLFVMTLRYSRRSFRRVVWNSSKETWAQLHEQAFRYFGGTTAYVVLDNLKEGVIKPDLYEPELNPVYRDVLAYYGVVADPARVRDPNRKGTVENAIQHTQSTALKGRRFETIDEQNTFLEQWETKWAAPRIHGSARRQVEAMFQEERAHLGALPLQGFGYYTECERTVADDTCIRIDHGSYAARPAKIGSRVLVRLFERHVEIRDRLTLGLLRTHPRAQRPGSVLLPDDERPFNPSRETRRILAQAGDIGDATLALCQQWFEHEGRVGQRKLRGVVGLAKRFPRRLIDQACAQALQENVRNYKSIKNLTERLLAKALAEIDAPLQAELDLEQHHPLIGEGEDYADLFARAATASAAIDTTKETP from the coding sequence GTGAACGTCTTGAAACCAAACAAACGAACCACAGTGGCCACGCTGTTGGCCACCGGCACTAGTCAGCGCGAGATAGCGCGGCTCACCGGGGTAGACCGTAAAACAATCCGCCGCCTGGCATTGGACCGCACGGGACCAGAGCCAAATTCCCCCACCCTGGCCACCGGCGCAGCCGCACCGAATTCCTCCACCCCGGCCACCGGCTCTGGCGTTGAAATTCCCCCACCCCGGCCACCGGCAATCGACAGCGGACCGCAATCGCTGTGCGAACCACACCGCGTCTTCATCGAGGCCCAGCTACGCCTGCGCCGCAACTACACGTCGATCTACCAGGACTTGGTCGACCAGTTCGGTTTTACGGGCCGCTACAACAGCGTCAAGCGCTTCGCCGGCCGGCTGGTGCAGCGCGAGCCGGAGCAGTTCGACCGGCTTGAGTTCGGGCCCGGCGAGGAGGCCCAGGTCGACTACGGTGAGGGCGCGCTGACGCGCATCCCCGGCAGTGACCGTTACCGCCGGCCGCGCCTGTTCGTCATGACCTTGCGCTACTCGCGGCGCAGCTTCCGCCGCGTGGTCTGGAACTCGTCGAAGGAGACCTGGGCTCAGCTGCACGAGCAGGCCTTTCGGTACTTCGGTGGGACCACCGCTTACGTCGTACTCGACAACCTCAAGGAAGGCGTCATCAAGCCCGATCTGTACGAACCGGAACTGAACCCCGTCTACAGGGACGTGCTGGCCTACTACGGCGTCGTCGCCGACCCTGCCAGGGTGCGCGATCCCAACCGCAAGGGGACGGTCGAGAACGCGATCCAGCATACCCAGAGCACCGCGCTCAAGGGCCGGCGCTTCGAGACCATCGACGAGCAGAACACGTTCCTGGAACAGTGGGAAACCAAGTGGGCCGCGCCGCGCATCCATGGCAGTGCCAGGCGACAGGTCGAGGCCATGTTCCAGGAGGAGCGCGCCCACCTCGGTGCGCTGCCGCTGCAGGGCTTCGGCTACTACACCGAGTGCGAGCGCACCGTCGCCGACGACACCTGCATCCGCATCGACCATGGCAGCTACGCGGCACGCCCGGCGAAGATCGGCAGCCGGGTGCTGGTGCGCCTGTTCGAGCGCCACGTCGAGATCCGCGACCGCCTCACGCTGGGCCTGCTGCGCACGCACCCGCGCGCTCAGCGCCCTGGCAGCGTGCTGCTGCCCGACGACGAGCGGCCCTTCAACCCCTCGCGCGAGACGCGCCGCATCCTGGCGCAGGCCGGCGACATCGGCGACGCCACGTTGGCGCTGTGCCAGCAATGGTTCGAGCATGAAGGCAGGGTGGGCCAGCGCAAGCTGCGCGGCGTGGTGGGCTTGGCCAAGCGCTTCCCGCGCCGCCTGATCGATCAGGCGTGCGCTCAGGCCCTGCAGGAGAACGTACGCAACTACAAGTCGATCAAGAACCTCACCGAACGCCTGCTGGCGAAGGCGCTGGCCGAGATTGACGCGCCACTGCAGGCCGAGCTGGATCTGGAACAGCACCATCCACTGATCGGCGAAGGTGAGGACTACGCCGACCTGTTTGCGCGCGCGGCCACCGCCAGCGCCGCCATTGATACGACCAAGGAGACACCATGA
- a CDS encoding ABC transporter substrate-binding protein, which translates to MLVGVRGGFPLASVEASGDKSGLYVEVLEAIAAHADTSFDVQLLPFPRLRQYLKEGRLTAVLAVPNNAMLADSVAVGDVMEFDVVAVGRRGTRVRTLEELRGKKICLTRGSSLVPELYADKRFLLKEVSNHDSCPKMLDAGRVDFIISLPIGLAHLLPRMGKTPADFGEPYLIKRVPVQLLVSRWHANQTTVQTLRMALERAKGAGSIASIQSRYEKAAQ; encoded by the coding sequence ATGTTGGTCGGCGTGCGGGGCGGATTCCCTTTAGCCTCCGTTGAGGCCTCGGGTGACAAATCGGGCTTGTATGTCGAAGTGCTCGAAGCGATCGCAGCCCACGCAGACACAAGTTTCGATGTGCAGTTGCTACCGTTTCCACGCCTGCGGCAGTATTTGAAAGAAGGCCGGCTTACAGCGGTCCTGGCGGTGCCAAACAACGCCATGCTCGCCGACTCGGTCGCCGTTGGCGACGTCATGGAATTTGATGTCGTTGCCGTTGGCCGCCGTGGTACGCGCGTGCGCACGCTTGAAGAACTAAGAGGGAAAAAGATTTGTCTCACGAGGGGCAGCTCCCTGGTGCCGGAACTGTATGCGGACAAGCGCTTCTTGCTGAAGGAAGTGTCGAATCATGACTCCTGTCCCAAAATGCTCGACGCCGGACGGGTCGATTTTATTATCAGCCTGCCGATCGGGCTGGCGCACCTGCTCCCGAGGATGGGCAAAACGCCAGCCGATTTTGGCGAGCCTTACCTGATCAAACGCGTGCCAGTGCAATTGCTGGTTTCGCGCTGGCATGCTAACCAGACAACTGTTCAGACGCTGCGAATGGCACTTGAGCGGGCCAAGGGCGCGGGGTCAATTGCATCGATTCAAAGCAGGTACGAAAAAGCGGCACAGTGA
- a CDS encoding TonB C-terminal domain-containing protein — translation MSIQFAGDQFGLPGLNLPWKQRRLAADDLQIILAPAPAVKLAVPGATRNVVEQKADSSSALSGASPRSVQARLSEKMASTADIKPLTMPPASSGTNRPGAVLIPPLASVTPAAVRASAPAAAKPRKTRASAGKKVRRDKRTDKNIKRARPKPALVAQSQSVVASAPVPAPARIVQDANARALEKIMLDQERESALRLQQGQMLAAAQEAARAEQQREAAAREEQAARVASARLEAEREQLRQQENLRQEVMRQEQALQEEAAQRDALREQTARAEAARQLAMQQEQARQAEAEAVRASQRRADAARQAALEQERARQEAERAETIKQESARQAAVQQEAQRQEAERQEFLRQQATRQEHARQDALRQEADRQLALTQEAVRQDALKQAAAKQAALRHEAERQEALRQAAAQEAARQEALKQEAVRQDALRQENARQEAQKAAQQETARQEAARQEAARQEVARQEAARQEAARQEAARQEAARQEAARQEAVRQESARQEAARQEAARQEVTRQEAARQEAARQEAAQQDAARQDAIKQEGARQEAPKQDTASQERARQEAEREERLRAIGKQLDKEAAQRDALPTTSSLRRGWLFGRSDPNTDIALYAEAMSRKIEMNMTFDMVRDLVKQRHTQPVVTVAVRADGSVEKVTFVTSSGVPAIDDAIRKVIASQAPYAAFAPSLARQYDVIEIRRTWVFDSAIRLQ, via the coding sequence ATGAGCATTCAGTTCGCTGGCGATCAGTTCGGCCTTCCTGGCCTTAACCTGCCATGGAAGCAAAGACGTCTGGCGGCAGATGATCTGCAGATCATTCTGGCCCCGGCACCGGCGGTCAAATTAGCTGTGCCCGGCGCGACGCGCAATGTGGTGGAACAAAAAGCCGACAGCTCATCGGCCCTGTCCGGGGCCTCGCCACGTTCGGTGCAGGCACGTTTGAGCGAGAAAATGGCCAGCACCGCCGATATCAAGCCGCTGACGATGCCGCCAGCCTCTTCCGGCACAAACAGGCCGGGCGCAGTTCTTATACCGCCTTTGGCATCGGTGACACCGGCCGCAGTTCGTGCATCTGCGCCCGCTGCTGCCAAACCTCGAAAGACGCGCGCCTCTGCGGGCAAAAAGGTGCGGCGTGACAAGCGTACGGACAAAAACATAAAGCGCGCCCGCCCAAAACCGGCTTTGGTCGCGCAAAGCCAAAGTGTCGTGGCCAGTGCACCCGTTCCCGCACCAGCGCGGATCGTGCAGGATGCCAACGCCCGTGCACTTGAAAAGATCATGCTTGATCAGGAGCGCGAGAGCGCCTTGCGCTTGCAGCAAGGGCAAATGCTGGCTGCTGCACAGGAAGCCGCTCGCGCCGAGCAGCAACGAGAAGCCGCCGCGCGTGAGGAACAGGCCGCCCGCGTTGCGTCAGCGCGCCTTGAGGCCGAGCGTGAGCAACTGCGTCAGCAGGAAAATCTCCGTCAGGAAGTAATGCGGCAGGAGCAGGCGCTCCAGGAAGAGGCGGCGCAGCGGGACGCCCTGCGTGAACAAACGGCGCGAGCAGAAGCGGCGCGCCAGCTTGCCATGCAACAGGAGCAGGCACGCCAGGCCGAGGCGGAGGCCGTCCGTGCCTCGCAGCGTCGAGCGGATGCGGCCCGCCAGGCCGCATTGGAGCAAGAAAGGGCACGTCAGGAAGCCGAACGCGCCGAAACCATCAAGCAGGAAAGCGCCCGTCAGGCTGCGGTCCAACAAGAAGCCCAGCGGCAGGAAGCTGAGAGGCAAGAGTTCTTGCGTCAGCAAGCCACACGGCAAGAACATGCACGTCAGGACGCGCTGAGGCAGGAAGCGGATCGTCAGCTGGCTCTGACCCAAGAGGCGGTGCGGCAAGATGCCTTGAAACAGGCCGCTGCAAAGCAAGCCGCCTTACGTCATGAAGCCGAGAGGCAGGAAGCCCTAAGGCAAGCGGCGGCGCAAGAAGCAGCTCGTCAGGAAGCGCTGAAGCAGGAAGCGGTCCGGCAAGACGCCCTGCGGCAAGAGAATGCGCGCCAGGAGGCGCAAAAAGCCGCGCAGCAGGAAACAGCGCGACAGGAAGCAGCGCGACAGGAAGCAGCCCGGCAGGAAGTGGCTCGGCAGGAGGCAGCTCGGCAGGAGGCAGCTCGGCAGGAGGCGGCTCGGCAGGAGGCGGCTCGGCAGGAGGCGGCTCGGCAGGAGGCAGTGCGACAGGAATCAGCCCGGCAGGAAGCGGCTCGGCAGGAGGCAGCGCGGCAGGAAGTGACTCGGCAGGAAGCAGCGCGACAGGAAGCAGCGCGACAGGAAGCAGCCCAGCAGGACGCCGCACGTCAGGACGCCATCAAGCAAGAAGGCGCGCGACAAGAAGCTCCCAAGCAAGATACTGCCAGTCAGGAACGTGCCAGGCAGGAAGCCGAGCGGGAAGAGCGGCTGCGTGCGATCGGCAAGCAACTCGACAAGGAAGCTGCACAGCGCGATGCGCTGCCTACCACCAGCAGTCTGCGGCGCGGCTGGCTGTTCGGGCGCAGTGACCCCAATACCGATATCGCGTTGTATGCGGAAGCCATGAGCCGCAAGATTGAAATGAACATGACGTTCGACATGGTGCGGGATCTGGTCAAGCAGCGCCATACGCAACCGGTGGTCACGGTGGCTGTGCGCGCGGACGGTTCGGTTGAAAAGGTCACCTTTGTCACATCGAGCGGTGTGCCAGCCATTGATGATGCGATCCGCAAGGTGATCGCAAGCCAGGCGCCGTACGCAGCGTTCGCGCCATCGCTGGCGCGGCAGTACGATGTCATTGAAATTCGCCGCACCTGGGTATTTGACAGCGCGATTCGCCTGCAATAA
- a CDS encoding helix-turn-helix domain-containing protein gives MDLSCIEPCPLARAAQLLCERWTLLLVRELLCGGKRFNALHRGVPAMSTSLLAQRLRHLESAGIVRRSVSGKVWEYALTEAGDALGSVIFELERWAACWDASGDQAPGRQQGLLPRQWPVHRAGNLL, from the coding sequence GTGGATCTCAGCTGCATTGAGCCTTGCCCCCTGGCGCGCGCCGCGCAGCTGCTGTGCGAGCGCTGGACTTTGTTGCTGGTGCGAGAGCTGCTGTGCGGCGGCAAGCGCTTCAACGCGCTGCACCGGGGGGTGCCGGCCATGTCCACCAGCCTGCTGGCCCAGCGGCTGAGGCACCTGGAGTCTGCGGGCATCGTCCGTCGCAGTGTCAGCGGCAAGGTGTGGGAATACGCGCTGACGGAGGCGGGCGATGCACTCGGCTCGGTTATTTTTGAGCTGGAACGATGGGCGGCGTGCTGGGATGCTTCCGGCGATCAAGCGCCTGGACGCCAACAGGGGCTGTTGCCACGACAATGGCCAGTTCACCGGGCAGGGAACTTGTTGTAG
- a CDS encoding IS5 family transposase codes for MKQTTFSDVEFAGKKKSTRRERFLAEIDAATPWPALVAGLLPYYPKGDGRGRPPIGLERMLRMYIAQQCLGLSDEGIEDAIYDISSVRNFVGVDLTHESAPDATTLLKFRRLLEDNALTARVFDEIKAHLASKGLSMREGTIVDATLIAAPPSTKNKDGERDPEMHQSKKGNDWHFGMKAHVGVDMATGLVHTVVGTAGNVSDVTQAHALLHGGEKVVLGDAGYQGVAKRPENADKAISWHTAMRPGLRKALKKNKLGRAKETLEHTKASVRAKVEHCFHVVKCLFKHRKTRYRGLAKNNAQLLTLFALANLVLARRYLGSAHTQVASTA; via the coding sequence ATGAAACAAACGACCTTTTCGGATGTCGAATTTGCCGGCAAAAAGAAGTCGACGCGGCGTGAGCGCTTTCTGGCGGAGATCGACGCGGCGACGCCGTGGCCGGCTCTGGTGGCGGGATTGCTGCCGTACTACCCAAAGGGAGACGGGCGTGGACGTCCGCCAATTGGCCTGGAACGCATGCTGCGCATGTACATTGCGCAGCAATGTCTGGGGCTGTCCGACGAGGGCATCGAGGACGCGATTTACGACATCAGCTCGGTACGTAACTTTGTTGGCGTCGACCTCACTCACGAATCGGCGCCAGACGCGACAACGCTACTCAAGTTTCGCAGACTGCTCGAAGACAACGCACTGACCGCCCGTGTGTTCGATGAAATCAAGGCGCACCTCGCCAGCAAGGGTTTGTCGATGCGTGAAGGGACCATCGTCGATGCCACGCTGATCGCGGCACCGCCTTCGACGAAGAACAAGGATGGCGAGCGTGATCCGGAAATGCACCAGTCGAAAAAGGGCAACGACTGGCACTTCGGCATGAAGGCACACGTTGGCGTGGACATGGCTACTGGCTTGGTTCACACGGTCGTCGGCACAGCCGGCAACGTGTCCGACGTGACGCAGGCGCATGCGCTGCTGCATGGCGGCGAAAAGGTTGTCCTGGGCGACGCCGGCTATCAGGGCGTAGCGAAGCGCCCTGAGAATGCTGACAAAGCAATCAGCTGGCACACAGCAATGCGGCCGGGCCTGCGCAAGGCGCTCAAGAAAAACAAGCTGGGTCGCGCGAAAGAAACGCTGGAGCACACGAAGGCCAGTGTGCGCGCCAAGGTTGAGCATTGCTTCCATGTCGTGAAGTGCCTGTTCAAACATCGCAAGACTCGCTACCGTGGACTTGCCAAGAACAATGCGCAGCTGCTCACGTTGTTCGCACTGGCGAATCTGGTGCTGGCCCGCAGGTACCTGGGCAGCGCGCATACCCAAGTTGCGTCCACTGCATGA
- a CDS encoding class I SAM-dependent methyltransferase, whose protein sequence is MSQLSPEMDALKARLKATWMSGDYAHFAQYLLPGALEFLDRLKLLPGTRMLDVGCGAGQIAIPAAQAGVDVTGVDIASNLIEHARRRAATDNVRARFEEGDAEMLPFPDASFDVVVSLIGAMFAPRPELVARELIRVCRPGGRIHMANWTPEGHVGQMFKIIGKHVPAPPLMVSPIKWGDEATVRDRLSSGTLHVETVKRTYPMHYPFPPEEVTDFFFEFYGPTVRAKAALDEAAFAALRDELAGLWRENNRATDGGTHVNAEYLEVSATRAETV, encoded by the coding sequence ATGAGCCAGTTATCACCAGAAATGGATGCACTGAAAGCCCGACTGAAAGCCACATGGATGTCGGGCGACTATGCCCACTTTGCCCAGTATCTGCTGCCTGGCGCGCTGGAGTTTCTCGACCGCCTCAAACTCTTGCCGGGAACCCGCATGCTCGACGTGGGCTGCGGCGCCGGCCAGATCGCCATCCCGGCAGCACAGGCCGGTGTGGATGTCACGGGTGTGGACATTGCCAGCAATCTCATCGAGCATGCACGGCGGCGCGCCGCCACCGACAATGTGCGTGCGCGATTTGAAGAGGGCGACGCCGAAATGCTACCGTTTCCGGACGCGTCGTTCGATGTAGTGGTCAGCCTGATCGGCGCCATGTTTGCACCGCGTCCGGAACTGGTGGCGCGCGAGCTGATCCGCGTATGCCGCCCTGGTGGACGCATTCACATGGCGAACTGGACGCCCGAGGGCCACGTCGGGCAGATGTTCAAGATTATCGGCAAGCATGTGCCGGCGCCACCGTTGATGGTTTCGCCGATCAAGTGGGGCGACGAGGCCACCGTGCGTGACCGACTCAGCAGCGGCACCTTACACGTGGAGACCGTTAAGCGGACCTATCCGATGCACTACCCTTTCCCTCCCGAGGAAGTGACGGATTTCTTCTTTGAATTCTACGGCCCGACGGTGCGCGCCAAGGCCGCACTGGACGAAGCTGCCTTTGCCGCGCTGCGGGATGAGCTGGCGGGACTGTGGCGCGAGAACAATCGCGCCACCGATGGCGGCACGCACGTCAATGCGGAGTATCTGGAGGTGAGTGCGACGCGGGCCGAGACTGTGTAG
- a CDS encoding BrnA antitoxin family protein: protein MTPQQLANLVPLAAAKGRPRSESTKILTSVRYSPEVIAFFKSTGEGWQTRMDEVLKAYVREHSE from the coding sequence ATGACGCCTCAACAGCTCGCTAATCTGGTACCTCTTGCAGCCGCGAAGGGCCGGCCGCGCTCAGAGTCCACCAAAATATTGACCTCGGTTCGATACAGCCCCGAGGTCATTGCCTTCTTCAAGAGCACAGGGGAGGGCTGGCAGACCAGGATGGATGAGGTGTTGAAAGCCTACGTCCGCGAGCATTCCGAATAG